The region GCCGAGTCGCTGACCGCCAACAACCTCGTGCTCGCGGTGTACGACCACGTCACCGCTCCAGAGTGTCGTCAGTATCTGCTCCGGCAGGCCTACGAGGAGGCGATCCACACGGACACGTTCATCTACTGCTGTGACTCGCTGGGGTTCGACCCCGACTACCTCTACGGGATGTACGACCGCATCCCCGCCATCGCGGCCAAAGACGAGTTCGTGGTCGACCTCACGCGGGTCGTCGACGACCCCGCGTTCACCATCGACGACGAGGAGGACGTCCGGGCGTTCCTCCGTGATCTCGTCGGCTTCTACGTCATCATGGAGGGCGTGTTCTTCTACGCCGGCTTCGCGATGATGCTCGGGCTGAAACGCCAGGGGAAACTCACCGGCATCGGCGAGCAGTTCGAGTACATCATGCGCGACGAGTCGCTCCACCTCGGTTTCGGCGTCGAACTCATCGACGCCATCCGAGCCGAGACAGACGCCTGGACCCCCGAGTTCGAGGCGGAGATCAGGGAGTTGATGCTGGAGGCCGTCGAACTCGAGCAGCGCTACGCCCGCGAGGCCTGCCCCGAGGAGGTCCTGGGGATGGGGCCCGAGCAGTTCGCGGAGTACGTCGAGTACGTCGCCGACCGCCGGCTGGGTCAGTTAGATATGGAGCCCGCCTACGGCACTGAAAACCCCTTCCCGTGGCTCTCGGAAGCGGCCGACCTCAACCGGGAGAAGAACTTCTTCGAGACCCAGGTGACTGAGTACCGTTCGGGAGGCTCACTCGAATGGTGAGGCTGCTCGCCTCCTACACTGAGACGAGCGAGGTGCTGATGCCCGACGCGACCAACAACCTGGGCCGTGGCCGCGGGGGGTGGGTGCTCCACCGGATGGACATCGGCGGGGTCATCGCCGCACGGCGGTTCGCCCAGTCGCAGGTCGTGACCGCGAGCATCGACCGGGTGGATTTTCACGCCCCCATCGATCTCGGGGATATCGTCGTGTTGACCGCCTACGTCTACGACGTGGGCGAGACGAGCATGCAGGTCCGAGTAGACGTGACCGCCGAACGGCCCAGCGAGCGCCGCGAGCGCGAGACCGCCTCCTCACACCTGACGTTCGTCGCGATCGACGAGGACGAGGCGGTCCGACCAGTGCCTGACCTAGAAATTGAAAGCGAGCGCGAACGAGAGCTCAAGCGAACCGCTTCGGGTGCGATGCTCGCCAGTCAGAAGAGGTCGTGAACGAGCTCTAAGGTCTCGTCGCGGTCCTCCCACGCCACGAAGATGGCGGCGGAGGTCGCGGAGGTGATGACGTCGTGGATGTTGATGCCGGACTCCGTCAACGGGTCGACCAGCATGCGGATGACGCCTGGCTGGTTCGGCAGTTCACCGCCCGTGACACGGATGACCGCAATGTCGTCCTCCACAGTGATGGAGGAGAGCGATTCGTCGGTCACTACCTCGGCGTGGAGCGTCGCCTCTGCGTGTTCGGCCACCTCGGTCTCGACGTAGTAGGTCAGCGAGTCCATCCCGCTGGCGACGGCGTCGACGTTGATATCCTCGTCACGCAACGCCTGCGAGAGGTCAGCGAGGATACCCGGTCGGTTCCGAATCGCCCGACCCGCGATTGTGAGACAGGAAAGCGGCTGTTCCTCCATATCGATGAGGTGCTCGAAGCTCCCCTCGATGTTCGTCCCCTCCGAAAGCAGGTCACCGTGCTGGTAGTGGACAACTCGGACCCCAAGGTCCTCGTCCTTATAGACCAGCGCGGAGGGTGCAACCACCTCGGCGCCGCGGAAGGAGAGATTCCGGAGTTCGTCGACGGTGATGGAGCCGACGTTGCGCGCCCCTTCGACCACTCGTGGGTCGCCGGTCATCACGCCCTCGACGTCGGTGACGATGACGACTTCGTCCGCCCCGAGATACTGGCCGAGCATCATCGCCGTCGTGTCCGAGCCACCGCGGCCGAGCGTCGTGACCTCGCCATCCGGGCCCTCCGCGAGGAACCCGGTGATTACTGGGACGGTGTCCTCAAGCTGCTCGGCCAGTTTCTCTGCTCGGCGCTTGATTTCTGG is a window of halophilic archaeon DL31 DNA encoding:
- a CDS encoding thioesterase superfamily protein (PFAM: Thioesterase superfamily~KEGG: hbo:Hbor_02160 acyl-CoA hydrolase), translating into MVRLLASYTETSEVLMPDATNNLGRGRGGWVLHRMDIGGVIAARRFAQSQVVTASIDRVDFHAPIDLGDIVVLTAYVYDVGETSMQVRVDVTAERPSERRERETASSHLTFVAIDEDEAVRPVPDLEIESERERELKRTASGAMLASQKRS
- a CDS encoding ribonucleotide reductase (PFAM: Ribonucleotide reductase~KEGG: hje:HacjB3_00820 ribonucleotide-diphosphate reductase subunit beta) translates to MPINYLTGSDTHDPNKILPFDYEWAREYYEAGVDNNWVPEEIPMGNDIDQWNGDDLSEAERQLVEWNLGFFSTAESLTANNLVLAVYDHVTAPECRQYLLRQAYEEAIHTDTFIYCCDSLGFDPDYLYGMYDRIPAIAAKDEFVVDLTRVVDDPAFTIDDEEDVRAFLRDLVGFYVIMEGVFFYAGFAMMLGLKRQGKLTGIGEQFEYIMRDESLHLGFGVELIDAIRAETDAWTPEFEAEIRELMLEAVELEQRYAREACPEEVLGMGPEQFAEYVEYVADRRLGQLDMEPAYGTENPFPWLSEAADLNREKNFFETQVTEYRSGGSLEW
- a CDS encoding aspartate kinase (KEGG: hvo:HVO_0008 aspartokinase~TIGRFAM: Aspartate kinase region~PFAM: Aspartate/glutamate/uridylate kinase; Amino acid-binding ACT) produces the protein MRVVAKFGGTSLGSGDRINRAADSVANAVADGHEIAVVASAMGSTTDDLLEAIEFEAAPEDRAEIVSMGERTSVRMLKAALASRGVTAVFIEPGHPDWPVVTNERGEVDVPEIKRRAEKLAEQLEDTVPVITGFLAEGPDGEVTTLGRGGSDTTAMMLGQYLGADEVVIVTDVEGVMTGDPRVVEGARNVGSITVDELRNLSFRGAEVVAPSALVYKDEDLGVRVVHYQHGDLLSEGTNIEGSFEHLIDMEEQPLSCLTIAGRAIRNRPGILADLSQALRDEDINVDAVASGMDSLTYYVETEVAEHAEATLHAEVVTDESLSSITVEDDIAVIRVTGGELPNQPGVIRMLVDPLTESGINIHDVITSATSAAIFVAWEDRDETLELVHDLF